From Mariprofundus sp. NF, a single genomic window includes:
- a CDS encoding AAA family ATPase, protein MESVPNHLKPFFDPAIYPHPAEQIEMIQTHISWVFLAGEYAYKFKKPVNFSFLDFSSLEKRKYFCKRELELNRRISPAIYLGMHHICRQGESYQLDGDGEVVDYCLKMHRFSQSDLLNERLNNGNFDAAWMDALACDTAGFHHSSAANREIDHIALLQNHIALNLDAASRHIGTGLNRQTIQSLTQFARRELATLQPLLEARQSDGHIRHCHGDLHLKNITLIDGYPRLFDCIEFNDDFSTIDTMSDVAFLIMDCDAHGRPDLGMRFLSRYLEFSGDYSGLKLLPLYLFYRATVRGKVACLLADELEGEKRSLQLSEAADYFELALACTGREQSSLFAIGGLSGSGKSHLALLGCGVERAIMIRSDATRKRIAANHPDLELYGNQMHINTYNAMFAAAKTTIDAGFSVILDATFIHPDSRLHLKQLTDSSAAPLHFFWLDIEETILREQIKKRQIAANDISDADLHVLDLQLEEYRKPAETWVQFLTSNSIWPRSHSR, encoded by the coding sequence ATGGAATCAGTTCCAAACCACCTCAAACCATTCTTTGATCCGGCCATCTATCCCCATCCGGCAGAGCAAATCGAGATGATTCAGACCCACATCTCATGGGTCTTTCTGGCAGGTGAATACGCCTACAAATTCAAAAAACCTGTTAATTTTAGTTTCCTCGATTTCAGCAGCCTTGAGAAACGCAAATATTTCTGTAAACGCGAACTGGAGCTCAATCGTCGTATCTCCCCTGCCATCTATCTCGGTATGCACCACATCTGTCGGCAAGGTGAGAGCTATCAGCTGGATGGAGATGGAGAGGTGGTTGATTACTGCCTGAAGATGCACCGCTTCAGTCAGTCTGATCTTCTCAATGAGCGACTGAATAATGGCAATTTTGATGCCGCATGGATGGATGCGCTGGCTTGTGATACGGCAGGCTTTCACCATAGCTCTGCAGCCAACAGGGAGATCGATCATATCGCCCTCTTGCAGAACCATATCGCGCTCAATCTGGATGCTGCATCCCGCCATATCGGCACCGGGCTAAACCGACAAACCATTCAGAGCCTCACTCAGTTTGCCAGGCGTGAGTTGGCAACGCTGCAGCCACTGCTTGAAGCCCGCCAATCAGATGGCCATATCCGCCACTGCCACGGTGACCTGCATCTGAAAAACATCACCTTGATCGATGGCTACCCACGCCTCTTTGATTGCATCGAATTCAATGATGATTTCAGCACCATCGATACGATGAGTGATGTCGCATTCCTGATTATGGATTGCGATGCCCACGGCAGGCCGGATCTCGGTATGCGTTTTCTCTCCCGCTATCTCGAATTTTCAGGTGATTACAGTGGTCTGAAGCTGCTACCGCTCTACCTCTTCTACCGGGCCACAGTGCGCGGCAAGGTAGCATGCCTGCTGGCTGATGAGTTGGAGGGAGAAAAGAGGTCGCTTCAACTCTCTGAAGCAGCCGACTATTTCGAACTCGCACTTGCCTGCACCGGCAGAGAGCAGAGCTCACTGTTTGCCATTGGTGGACTCTCCGGCAGTGGCAAAAGCCACCTTGCACTGCTCGGCTGCGGGGTAGAGCGGGCCATCATGATCCGCAGTGATGCCACCCGCAAACGCATCGCGGCCAACCACCCTGATCTGGAGCTGTATGGCAATCAGATGCACATCAACACCTACAACGCCATGTTTGCAGCTGCGAAAACCACCATTGATGCTGGTTTTTCTGTGATTCTCGATGCCACCTTCATCCACCCCGATTCGCGTCTTCATCTTAAACAGCTGACTGACAGCAGCGCCGCCCCGCTTCATTTTTTCTGGCTGGATATCGAAGAGACCATTTTAAGAGAGCAGATTAAGAAGCGGCAAATCGCTGCCAACGACATCTCCGATGCCGATCTGCATGTACTCGACCTGCAGCTGGAAGAATATCGGAAACCTGCTGAAACGTGGGTTCAATTTCTCACCTCAAACAGCATCTGGCCACGTAGTCATAGCCGGTAA
- a CDS encoding STAS/SEC14 domain-containing protein → MNVTGRDDNQQQRNMDIDHMSVRHDIDLANQLIVTTWSGKASDNDFIDALTSYQQEIKGHLDYQLFNELLDFRHITDLNLSTRGIIELSRIAQRSDQHEIQTRLAIVVSSTLAFGLAQMYITYRNLVPNNNKKLRVFKSYDDAFDWLTTTVNSDQPH, encoded by the coding sequence ATGAATGTGACGGGACGAGATGATAATCAACAACAGAGAAACATGGATATAGATCATATGTCTGTTCGCCACGATATCGATCTGGCCAATCAACTGATTGTTACAACCTGGAGTGGCAAGGCTTCAGACAATGACTTCATTGATGCCTTAACCAGCTACCAACAGGAGATCAAAGGTCATCTTGACTATCAGCTGTTTAACGAGCTTCTCGACTTTCGCCACATCACTGATCTCAACCTCTCCACAAGAGGTATCATTGAACTCAGCAGAATCGCTCAACGTTCAGATCAACATGAGATCCAGACCAGACTTGCCATCGTCGTAAGCTCCACCCTGGCCTTCGGTCTGGCACAGATGTACATCACCTATCGAAATCTGGTGCCTAACAACAACAAGAAACTGAGGGTATTCAAAAGCTATGATGATGCCTTTGATTGGCTCACTACAACAGTTAATTCAGATCAACCCCATTAG
- a CDS encoding PhoH family protein, translating to MNDTEKRKIYILDTNVLVHDPNALQRFDEHDVVIPIVVLEEMDKIKKGLDELARNVRDVSRQLDELSAECEDLSKGCLLPGGGRLYFEMSTIESLKLLPDSLARSGGDNRIIAVSLSMQQQHPDRHVILVSKDINLRIKSRALGLRTEDYRSDRVVTDLSILPSGKQRLDEAEWSLMAEDMDVGEHDHGNRYIVTWPEEKELPFLNSFVVLPGEREVAVQCTQIDEGRRVHLCDITSYRNDRHAIWGIKARNLEQNMAMNLLMDADLDLVAMLGLAGSGKTLLALACGLHQTLDVGLYEKILVTRATVPMGQDIGFLPGTEREKLEPWMGAITDNLSILLGDEAQNIGDILGQHRIEIAALSFARGRTFTKTWLIVDEAQNLTPHQMKTIVTRMGEDSKILLLGNNAQIDTPYLTAHTNGLTQATMAFAGWEHAGHIALKASERSRLASRAVEVL from the coding sequence TTGAACGATACCGAGAAGCGCAAGATCTACATATTAGATACAAACGTACTGGTACACGACCCCAACGCGCTGCAGCGTTTTGATGAGCATGATGTGGTTATCCCGATTGTCGTGCTTGAAGAGATGGACAAGATTAAGAAGGGGCTGGATGAGTTGGCCCGCAACGTGCGCGATGTCTCGCGCCAGCTTGATGAACTCAGCGCTGAGTGCGAAGACCTCTCCAAAGGCTGTCTGTTGCCCGGTGGTGGCAGGCTCTATTTCGAGATGTCGACGATTGAATCGCTAAAACTTCTGCCTGACTCACTGGCCAGAAGCGGTGGTGATAATCGCATTATTGCGGTAAGCCTGTCGATGCAGCAGCAGCATCCGGATCGTCACGTTATTCTGGTATCCAAAGATATCAATCTACGTATTAAATCGCGCGCACTCGGCCTTAGAACTGAGGATTACCGTTCAGATCGCGTGGTCACTGATCTCTCTATCCTGCCCAGCGGCAAACAGCGACTGGATGAGGCGGAGTGGAGTCTGATGGCTGAGGATATGGATGTCGGTGAGCATGACCACGGCAACCGTTATATCGTGACCTGGCCTGAGGAGAAGGAGCTACCGTTCCTTAATAGTTTTGTAGTGCTGCCCGGTGAGCGCGAGGTGGCGGTTCAGTGCACACAGATTGATGAGGGGCGCAGAGTTCACCTCTGTGACATTACATCCTACCGCAATGATCGCCACGCCATATGGGGTATCAAAGCCAGAAATCTGGAACAGAACATGGCGATGAACCTGCTGATGGATGCAGATCTCGATCTGGTGGCGATGCTCGGGCTTGCCGGTTCAGGTAAGACCCTGCTGGCACTGGCCTGTGGTCTGCATCAGACGCTTGATGTGGGGCTGTATGAGAAGATACTGGTGACTCGTGCAACGGTGCCGATGGGGCAGGATATCGGCTTCCTTCCCGGCACAGAACGCGAGAAGCTGGAGCCGTGGATGGGGGCGATTACCGATAACCTCTCCATTCTTCTCGGTGATGAGGCGCAGAATATCGGTGATATTCTTGGTCAGCACAGGATTGAGATCGCGGCCCTCTCATTTGCCCGAGGTCGCACATTCACCAAAACCTGGTTGATAGTCGATGAGGCACAGAACCTGACACCACATCAGATGAAAACGATTGTGACACGTATGGGTGAGGATTCGAAAATTCTACTGCTCGGTAACAATGCTCAGATCGATACGCCTTATCTGACTGCCCATACCAATGGCCTGACACAGGCAACGATGGCCTTTGCAGGCTGGGAGCATGCAGGTCATATCGCGCTGAAAGCCAGTGAGCGCTCAAGATTGGCATCCAGAGCGGTTGAGGTGCTTTAA